A window of Clostridium taeniosporum genomic DNA:
CAAAGGATCCACCAATTACACCAAGACCTACTATTACTACTTTCATATATAGCCCTCCAAGAATTAAATTTCTTTTCCTTCTATTTTTGCTATTGCTTTAACTTTCTTCATAACTCCATCAAATTGATCTGGAGTAAGTGATTGTTGTCCATCACTTAAAGCATTTTCTGGATCATTATGAACTTCTATCATTAAACCATCAGCACCTGCAATTACTGCTGCCTTTGCCATTGGTTCAACTAAATATGCATATCCTCCTGCATGACTTGGATCTATAATTATAGGTAAATGGGATAGTCTTTTTATAACAGGTATTGCTTGCAAATCTAAAGTATTTCTAGTTATTGTCTCAAATGTTCTAATACCTCTCTCACATAGTATTATATTGTCATTACCACCTGCCATTATATACTCTGCTGACATTAACCATTCTTCGATTGTTGCTGATAAACCTCTTTTTAATAAAATAGGCTTTTTAGTTTTACCAATTTGTTTTAATAAATCAAAATTCTGCATATTCCTAGCTCCAATTTGAATTACATCTACTTCGTCTACAAATGTATCAATGTAATCAGTTGACATAATCTCAGTTACTATTGGAAGTCCTGTTTCTTGCTTAGCTGTTTTTAATAATTTTAATCCTTCAAGCTCTAGTCCTTGGAAACTATAAGGTGATGTTCTTGGCTTGAATGCACCACCTCTTAAAAAGTTAGCGCCTGATGCTTTAACTCTTTTAGCTACTTCTACTATTTGTTCTTCTGATTCAACAGAACAAGGTCCAGCCATTATTCCAAGTTTTCCCCCCCCAACTATTGAACCATTTATATCTATTATTGTATCATTTGGTTTGAAAATTCTATTTGCTTTTTTAAAAGGTTCTTGCACCTTCATTACTCTGTCTACACCCTTAAGTACTTGCAATTTTTTAGGATCAATTACAGCTGTATCTCCCACAATACCTATAATGTAATAAGTACTTCCTTGAGA
This region includes:
- the aroF gene encoding 3-deoxy-7-phosphoheptulonate synthase, with the translated sequence MIIIMKPKASEEEIGKVKSFVESKGLETHISQGSTYYIIGIVGDTAVIDPKKLQVLKGVDRVMKVQEPFKKANRIFKPNDTIIDINGSIVGGGKLGIMAGPCSVESEEQIVEVAKRVKASGANFLRGGAFKPRTSPYSFQGLELEGLKLLKTAKQETGLPIVTEIMSTDYIDTFVDEVDVIQIGARNMQNFDLLKQIGKTKKPILLKRGLSATIEEWLMSAEYIMAGGNDNIILCERGIRTFETITRNTLDLQAIPVIKRLSHLPIIIDPSHAGGYAYLVEPMAKAAVIAGADGLMIEVHNDPENALSDGQQSLTPDQFDGVMKKVKAIAKIEGKEI